The following are encoded in a window of Megachile rotundata isolate GNS110a chromosome 2, iyMegRotu1, whole genome shotgun sequence genomic DNA:
- the Fip1 gene encoding factor interacting with poly(A) polymerase 1, with product MADENEDQWLYGDSTDGKEYTPTSVQPENQENDSIPVSVPEKSQISEDQKPESTPEPPMETAEEAEPPEEEPSSTNNIQNENSTEINKNGMREVSSQEDGEAASDSDSDDDVHVVIGDIKSTPAYGSLNIKRGGLLTNASGVPDKLNKQPGKFSIDEFETIGVINGMPAHEFNLDQLEDKPWRQPGADITDYFNYGFNEETWRAYCERQKRMRSESGVGLILNAGGGGGNAGSMRVPQVAITNDNSKYSGIMGPKRAGPPPGRKMAGTIDVIGSSGLASRRNLDKSPPKGNVIQVMTADRREYSRKPGFPDMSVPPPGAGMPPAFDMPPPGYPGEPAPFYMPETDPYYQSYEPTQDNQWGNDPTWQPTNLAIPMTEGEDDKDTGPKTIPTMVPPTNIPPLIPPRDSRDRERDRERERDRDREMDSMGRERERDKDRERDREREKDSMIRERERERDSMSRDEERDRDRSRSQYRHKDRHRHRSRSRSRRHKSRSRSPSRRKKKSRRSERERSKEESE from the exons ATGGCGGACGAGAACGAGGATCAATGGTTGTACGGTGATTCAACGGACGGAAAAGAATATACACCGACGTCCGTTCAACCAGAAAACCAGGAAAATGATTCTATCCCCGTTTCTGTACCagaaaaatcacaaatttcagaAGATCAGAAACCAGAAAGTACACCGGAGCCCCCAATGGAG ACAGCCGAGGAGGCTGAGCCACCGGAAGAAGAACCTTCCTCGacaaataatattcaaaatgagAATAGTACAGAGATAAATAAAAATGGTATGAGAGAAGTTTCCAGTCAAGAAGATGGTGAAGCTGCCAGCGACTCCGATTCCGATGACGATGTACACGTTGTCATTGGTGATATTAAATCAACTCCTGCTTATGGTAGTCTTAATATCAAGAGAGGAGGATTGCTTACGAATGCATCGGGTGTACCAGATAAATTGAATAAGCAACCTGGAAAGTTTAGTATAGATGAATTCGAAACAATAGGTGTAATTAATGGTATGCCTGCACATGAGTTCAACTTAGATCAACTAGAAGATAAACCATGGAGACAGCCTGGTGCAGACATTactgattattttaattatggtTTCAATGAGGAAACATGGAGAGCTTACTGTGAGAGACAAAAAAGAATGAGAAGCGAATCAGGAGTAGGTTTAATATTGAATGCAGGAGGAGGGGGTGGTAATGCAGGCAGTATGCGGGTACCGCAAGTGGCGATTACCAATGATAATAGCAAATATTCTGGTATAATGGGACCAAAGAGAGCAGGACCACCTCCAGGAAGAAAAATGGCAGGAACAATAGATGTAATTGGTAGCTCAGGTTTAGCCTCTAGAAGGAATCTTGACAAATCCCCACCTAAAGGGAATGTGATACAAGTGATGACCGCAGACAGACGGGAATATTCTAGGAAACCAGGTTTCCCAGATATGAGTGTACCCCCTCCAGGAGCAGGAATGCCTCCTGCATTTGATATGCCACCTCCTGGGTATCCTGGAGAACCTGCTCCCTTTTACATGCCAGAAACAGATCCATACTATCAAAGCTATGAACCTACACAAGATAATCAATGGGGTAATGATCCG ACGTGGCAACCGACGAATTTAGCTATTCCAATGACAGAAGGGGAGGATGACAAAGACACTGGTCCAAAAACGATACCAACCATGGTACCTCCCACAAATATTCCGCCGTTAATACCACCGAGAGACTCTCGGGATCGcgaaagagacagagaaagagaacgaGATCGCGACAGAGAAATGGATTCAAtgggaagagaaagagaaagagataaAGATAGAGAGCGCGATCGTGAAAGGGAAAAGGATTCCATGATTAGGGAACGGGAGAGGGAAAGGGATTCCATGTCGAGGGACGAAGAAAGAGATCGTGATAGGTCCCGATCTCAGTATCGACACAAAGACCG ACATCGACATCGATCGAGATCACGGTCCCGTAGACACAAATCCAGGTCTAGAAGTCCCAGTCGACGTAAGAAGAAATCTAGACGCTCCGAGAGAGAACGTTCTAAAGAAGAAAGCGAATAA
- the Spase25 gene encoding signal peptidase complex subunit Spase25, with product MAAESGVIKVNKWDGGAVKNALDDAVKDVLTKKYNYVENFALFDGKLALCGIAVIIAIVAILCDYLYPFPASKPVLIACVSLYFFLMGLLTLYTTYKEKGIFVVAIKRDPAGFKPDLIWKASSYLKKHDDKYNLILSVRSKATGFSSITRSVADFIDVNGVVIPELIENLVTSMHDSLTGQRKEK from the exons ATGGCTGCAGAAAGTGGT gtaataaaagttaataaatgGGATGGTGGAGCAGTGAAAAATGCATTGGATGATGCAGTGAAAGATGTACTTACAAAAAAGTATAATTACGTAGAAAACTTTGCTTTATTTGATGGAAAGTTAGCTCTTTGTGGAATTGCTGTGATAATTGCTATTGTTGCTATTTTATGTGACTATCTTTATCCTTTCCCCGCATCTAAACCAGTTTTAATTGCCTGTGTTTCATTGTATTTCTTCTTAATGGGACTTTTAACACTGTATACAACATATAAAGAAAAGGGTATATTTGTAGTTGCAATTAAAAG AGATCCAGCAGGTTTCAAGCCTGATTTAATTTGGAAAGCAAGTTCATACTTGAAAAAACATGATGACAAATATAATCTTATATTGTCTGTCAGAAGCAAAGCCACAGGATTCTCTTCTATTACGAGATCTGTTGCAGATTTTATTGATGTAAATGGTGTTGTCATTCCAGAGTTAATAGAAAATCTTGTAACAAGTATGCATGATAGTTTGACTGGTCAACGCAAGGAGAAGTAG